In Bacillus pumilus, the sequence CAATCATTCCAGCATTCACAACGGCTTGTCTGCGAATAGACGTTTTTGGGTCCTCCATTGCTTTCATTAAAACAGGTATATCCTTTTGCTTGGGCTGCATTTGCTCTAAATGGGCAAAACGCTTTTTCCAATCTTCCTCGCGCAGCATCTCTTCTGTGACATCATATGCCTGGCGATTCACCTGTTTATCTACAGCCTCTTGTCCTTCCTTGACTGCCTCTGTTAAACGGAGTAAACGCTCGTCATCATAAGCTGCTTGAAGCTCTTCTGTGACTTCTTGACCGATATCAGCAAATTCCCCAAAACGAACGCCGTGTTCTTTCCACACACGTTCAAACACAACATTGTCTGAACTGCTTCTGAGCTTTAAGATGGCTGCCTGGAAGCGTTCAGGCATTCCAAACCGCTCTTCTCTCTCACCGTCCGTCAGCTTGACCTGCATCGGAATCCCATTAAACATTTGGACGAACACTTTGACTTCGCCAAATGTGTCATCGCCTGACTGCGACCCTTCCTGAAGACCTTCTGTTTCTTGTCCAAAGGCCTCTCTGACCTGTTGTAAAATGCCCTGCCAGTCAAATTTCGCATTGCGCTCGACCGCTAAGAAATCCGCTACATGATAAACCCCTTTAACACCTTCAATATTTAAAATGCGCTTGATCATCTCTGGCGCTTCGTCTTTTTGATCCTTTTTGTAGTTGTTGCTTTTACCGCCGGCAAGCGCTTCTGTCAAAATGACCTTCATTGTATTCGGACTTGGCGTCGGTTCTATTGCTGTTATTTTCATCTATACATCCTCCTTACACACATAAAGACCCTACTCATCTGTAAGGCCGCATTCTTCTTTCCACGTCTTGATAAATAAACACATGAATTCATGACGATCTTCAGCAAGCTGCTTTCCTGCACGGGTGTTCATCAAGTCTTTTAATTTGAGCAGTTTTTCTTCCATATGCTCAAGCACTGATCCCTGCTGTGAATTGTGTGTATAATGGGGCTCACCTGTTGCACCTGCGTACGTAAACACTCTTGCAATGCCGCTTGCTCCTATCGCATCCAGCCTATCCGCATCTTGAACAATGGTCCCTTCTAATGTCATTGGCTTATGCTGCATATGACGGTGACGAAAAGACATCGTTGTAATGATGTCCATGATATAACGAATATCTCGCGTATCCACTTCCCACAATAGAAGCTGTTGTTCCAGTTGCTGTGGTGAAAACTCCCATTCAATTGACAGTTTTTCATCAATTAAATCATGCACAATAGCCGCCATCTCGATGATAAATAGAGAGCCGCCTTCCTGCTTTGCGATATGGACTGCTAGCAGGCGGACACGATCGATATGAGCTGCATCGTGTCCAGTTGGCTCATTCTTCAGCTTATTTGAAACAAAGGAGGCAGCTGCCTTCAATTGTTTTTGCTGCATGATCGTCTGCATCTTATTTGTCCAATAAGGCGATGATTGAGCTTTCTAATTCTTTTGGTGGTGTCTTAGGAGAAAATCGTTCAGTGACTTCTCCGTTTTGATCGACGATAAATTTTGTGAAATTCCATTTCACTGTCTTCGTACCAAGCACACCTTTCGCATGACTTGTTAAGTGTTTGAAAAGCGGGTGCGCATTGTCACCATTGACATCTACTTTTTCAAACATTGGGAAGGTCACACCATAATTCAACGAACAGAATTCTTGAATCGCTTCTTCCCCTTCCGGCTCTTGGTTCATAAATTGGTTACACGGAAATCCTAAAATTTCAAGGCCCTTTTCATGATATTGATCATATAACTCTTGCAATTGTTTAAATTGAGGGGTAAGTCCGCATTTGCTCGCTGTGTTCACGATAATGAGCACTTTCCCTTTGTAATCTGCCATTGATTTTTCCTGACCGTTAATGGTCTTGACCTGAATATCATAAATTGACATCTCATAGCCTCCTAGGATTCACTTTTTTTCTATCGTAACATGCTTCTTTTAGAAAATCGCTTTTTATGCTT encodes:
- a CDS encoding glutathione peroxidase, with product MSIYDIQVKTINGQEKSMADYKGKVLIIVNTASKCGLTPQFKQLQELYDQYHEKGLEILGFPCNQFMNQEPEGEEAIQEFCSLNYGVTFPMFEKVDVNGDNAHPLFKHLTSHAKGVLGTKTVKWNFTKFIVDQNGEVTERFSPKTPPKELESSIIALLDK
- a CDS encoding conserved virulence factor C family protein; translated protein: MKITAIEPTPSPNTMKVILTEALAGGKSNNYKKDQKDEAPEMIKRILNIEGVKGVYHVADFLAVERNAKFDWQGILQQVREAFGQETEGLQEGSQSGDDTFGEVKVFVQMFNGIPMQVKLTDGEREERFGMPERFQAAILKLRSSSDNVVFERVWKEHGVRFGEFADIGQEVTEELQAAYDDERLLRLTEAVKEGQEAVDKQVNRQAYDVTEEMLREEDWKKRFAHLEQMQPKQKDIPVLMKAMEDPKTSIRRQAVVNAGMIEDPAILPILYKGLEDKTVTVRRTAGDCISDLGDPSAIEAMIAALKDPSKLVRWRAAMFLYEEGDETALEALKEAEQDPEFEVSLQVKMAIERIELGEEAKGSVWKQMTESRKNASES
- a CDS encoding HD domain-containing protein, whose translation is MQQKQLKAAASFVSNKLKNEPTGHDAAHIDRVRLLAVHIAKQEGGSLFIIEMAAIVHDLIDEKLSIEWEFSPQQLEQQLLLWEVDTRDIRYIMDIITTMSFRHRHMQHKPMTLEGTIVQDADRLDAIGASGIARVFTYAGATGEPHYTHNSQQGSVLEHMEEKLLKLKDLMNTRAGKQLAEDRHEFMCLFIKTWKEECGLTDE